The Oscillatoria sp. FACHB-1407 genomic sequence TGCCCGCTATCATCGTTGGCAACACGGTGCCAATCGCTGGGCGATCGATTCCAGGTAAACGACCTAACCGCAGCAGAGCCGAAGCCATTGCTGCACCAGAATGACCCGCAGAAACAACGGCATCTGCCCGATTCTGCTTAACTAAATCCATGGCGACATTGATCGACGCTTTAGGTTTGCGTCGTAATGCACCTAGAGGCTCTTCATGCATTTCAACCACTCCTTCAGATGGCACAATCTCCATCTGAATTGAGGGGTTGTGATGCTTCATGCAGGCTTCTATCTGTTGGGGATCACCCACCAGCAAAACCTCTACCCCTAGCTCTTGCTGTGCCCTTAATGCGCCAGCGACTATTTCAGTGGGGGCGTAGTCCCCTCCCATCGCATCTACTGCGATCCGTGCCCGAGTTGATCCCATTGATCAAAGTTATAGAAACCTCAAAGATTTTATCAGATGGACTCTACTCATGACGGTGAAGCTTGAAGGATAGACTCAGGATTTTTTAAGTTTTACGACCCCAACGTTCCTCATCACCGCGCAAAATCGGCAATCCACCTCTTCAAATCAACCTGTTTGAGAGGAAACTTGAGTTTTCCCGAATCCTATTCTTCTCCAGGGGGAACAATCCGCTGGAAGGAATATCCCGTTCCTCGTGCGGTCAGGATTAGCTCTGGATTGCTGGGATCATCCTCAAGCTTGGCACGCAGGCGAGAAATGTGGACATCTACCACCCGTGTATCGACGTGTCGCTCAGGCGTATAACCCCACACTTCCTGGAGAATCTCCGAGCGCGAGAAAGGTTCACCCGACCGACTGACGAGCAACTCTAGCAGGCTGAACTCCATCCCTGTGAGGCGGATGCGCTCATCCCCTTTGTAGACTTGCCGCTTATTTGTATCAATCCGAATGGTATTGATCTGAATCACGCCCGAACTGGGAATGCCAGTCGTCCCGACTTTTTCAACCCGTCGCAACACGGAGCGAATCCGAGCTTCCAATTCCTTAGGGGAGAAAGGCTTAACGACGTAGTCGTCAGCACCCAGCTCCAGTCCGGTAATCCGGTCGGCGACATCGCCTAAAGCCGTCAGCATGATGATGGGTACATCTGACTCTTTGCGAAGCTCCTGACAGACGCCATAGCCATCTAGCTTTGGCATCATCACATCCAGCACCACCAGGTCGGGGTCAGAGTGACGAAATGTTTCGAGTGCTTCTTCTCCATCTGCGGCGGTCACAACATCGTAGCCGATCATTGAGAGGCGGGTTTCAAGGATACGGCGGATGCTAGCTTCATCATCCACAACGAGGATTTTTTCTTTTTGGCTTTCCAATTTACTTAACACTCCTTAAAGTGATTGAGTGATATTAAATTTATTCACTTTATCATTAAGATAGTACCCCATTAGATCAATAGTAAGAACCTCGAAGCCACTGATATAGCTACGCTTCAGAGTTTTTTAAGATTTGATTGATTTTCTTCAGTTATCTAAACGAATTCAGAATAGTGTTGTTAGTGAATAACGGGATGTTTTGAACGGAATATCTTTAGTTTTTGCCCTCTAAAATCGCCTCTGATTCCCTCACCTCCTCACTCTATTTGGAACAGGATGTTATTGGATTAACACATGCCGAAACTGCGATCGCTTTATGTTTGCAATCAGTGTGGTGCTGAGTCTGCTCAATATTTTGGGCGATGTCCTTTTTGTAGCAGTTGGAACTCCATGGTTGAGCAGGTTGCCGCACCCTCAGCCGCGACCCCTGCCCGTGCTGGTACCGCTGCCGCTTCACGAGCCAGCACCAAAGCCCGAAAGTCGGGTCAAGACGCTCCACCCCAGGCGATCGCCGCTCTCACCCTGCCCCAAATCAGCGATCATCCCCAGACCCGCCTCTCCTCTAGCTACGTCGAGTTAGACCGGGTATTGGGGGGCGGCATTGTCCCCGGTTCTCTGGTATTGATTGGGGGCGACCCAGGCATTGGCAAATCTACCCTATTGCTACAAGTAGCAACCCGTCTGGCAGAACGCTATCGAGTGCTGTATGTCTGTGCTGAAGAGTCAGGTCAACAGGTGAAGTTGCGAGCACAGCGGTTGGGTGTCACGGGAAGAGAGAAGCAAGAAGAAGGAAGCGAGAAGAGGCGCGATTTATCGCGTCTGCACCAGTTAGGAGAGACGCAAGAAGAAGGAAGCGGGAAGAAAGAAGAAGGAAGCGAGAAGCGAGAAGGAGTAGATTCGGTTACGTCTAGTCTGTATTTGATGCCGGAGACGGATCTGGAAACGGTCTTGTTGGAATTGGAGTCGCTGCGTCCTCAAGTGGCAGTGATTGATAGCATCCAGGCACTTTATTTTGCGTCGCTCAACTCCGCTCCGGGGTCAGTCGCTCAGGTGCGGGAATGTACCTCGGCGTTGATGCAGGTTGCCAAACGGGAGCACATTACCCTATTTATTGTGGGACACGTCACTAAGGAAGGGGCGATCGCTGGACCCAAGGTGTTGGAACACCTGGTCGATACCGTCCTCTATTTTGAGGGCGATCGCTTTGCCAGTCATCGCTTGTTGCGATCGGTCAAAAACCGCTTTGGCGCGACTCACGAACTGGGTGTGTTTGAGATGGTCGATCGCGGCTTAGAGGAGGTGCTGAATCCCTCGGAGTTGTTTCTGGGTAGCCGCGACGAGCACAGCTCTGGCACAGCTACGATTGTTGCCTGTGAGGGCACTCGTCCGTTAGTGGTCGAACTACAGGCATTGGTCAGCCCCACCAGCTATGCTTCTCCGCGTCGCTCCACCACGGGAATTGAGTACAACCGTTTTTTACAAATCCTGGCGGTGTTGGAGAAGCGAGTGGGAATTCCGCTGTCTAAGCTGGATGCCTATGTCTCCTCGTCCGGGGGGCTAAACGTGGGGGAACCTGCCGCCGATCTGGGGGTGGCAATCGCGGTTGCTGCCAGTTTTCGCGATCGCGTCGTTGATCCGGGAACAGTCTTAATTGGGGAAGTAGGCTTGGGAGGGCAAGTCCGATCGGTGTCTCAGTTAGAACTACGGCTGAAAGAAGCCGCAAAATTGGGATTCAAACGAGCGATCGTGCCTGCCCATCAAGCCAATGTCAGCTCGGAGCTAGAGGTGATTCCTGTGGCACGAGTCGTGGATGCGATCGCCACCGCCTTAGCAGGAAGCGTTGCTGAAACCGAGGCATAAACCCCTCACCCGCCTAAACATAGCTCTCATTCCCAAGGTTCTAAGGATCTGATGTTTCTCCCCACTCTGGAGCGGGGCATATTTAAGAACAAAGAATGAATTTTCGCACTTCAGCTCTGCCCAAAGGTGAGTACGATTCAGATGACCCAGATCCCTCTGCCCGATAATGAGCTAGATCGGTTGCGAGCATTGTTGCAGTGCAAGATTTTAGATACGGCTCCAGAAGTAGCATTTGATGATTTTGTTCGTCTTGCAGCCCAGATTTGCAATACCCCCATAGCACTCATCAGTCTGATCGATTCAGAGCGGCAGTGGTTTAAAGCCAAAGTCGGTTTAGATGCGGCTGAAACCTCTCGAAATATCGCCTTTTGTGACTACGCTATCCTTCAATCTGATCCGCTGATTGTTCCTGACACGCTTTTAGACCCACGCTTTCAGAACAATCCCCTGGTGACAGGTGAACCCTATATCCGCTTTTACACCGGAGTGCCATTGGTGACGCTGGAGGGATACAGGCTAGGAACGCTTTGTGCGATTGACAAGGTTCCCAGGGAGTTGAAACCCGACCAGCTTGAAGGATTAAAAATCCTTGCACGCCAGGTGACCAGGCAATTGGAACTGCGGCGTCATCTTTCAGATTTAGAACACACCCTGTTTGAACGTCAGGCATCCCGGCAGACAGGGCAGATGCTACAACCGCCCAGTCTGGCACGGAGAATGCTTTGGGGGGCTGTCCTTGGGGTCGCCGTTGGAGCTTCCCTCGCTACCTTCCAATTGATTGGGGCGATCGCCTCTGCAATCACCACCCATGCGTTAGAGTCTACAGGTCAGTCCGGTTGGCTGGTCTGGCTGATGACCGGGTTGCAGGGACTCACTCACACTCTACCGGGGCTAAATCAGCAGGGGTTACTCATCGTGCCGCTGATTGTCTGGCTCCTCTACCGCGGTATGTATCAGCAACAGCGAATCAAAGATGTTCTCAAGACAGAACGTGACTTTACAACCGCAATCCTGGATACGGTGGGTGCGTTGGTCGTCGTGTTTGATGTTCAAGGCAAAATTGTTCGATTTAACCGCACCTGTGAGCGCATCACGGGCTATTCCTTTGAGGAGGTCAGAAACAGGTCGGTTTGGGACGTTCTCTTACCAACGGACGAACGGGCAACGGTTCAAGCCCAATTTGCCAACTTACAACCAGACCAATTTCCCAGGGCATACGAAGGGAGTTGGCTGACCAAACAAGGGCAAGAGCACCCGATCGCCTGGGTGCAGACTGCCCTACTAGATCCGTCGGGGGCGGTGCAATACGTTATTGCCACTGGGTTAGACATGACTGATCGCCGACAAGCTCAGGCAGCGAGTTCCCAACTGGCAGCCATTGTCGAATCCTCAAACGACGCTATTATCGGCATTGCTTTAGATGGCAGCATTCAAAGTTGGAACGCCGGAGCAGAGCGCATCTACGGCTATTCACAGGCTGAGGTTTACGGTAAATTGATCACCCTGTTGACCGTACAATCTGACTCAGACCCAGACCTCGCAACCACGGATTATCCGTCTATCGCTCAATTTTTAGAGCGGCATGAGACGCAACACGTCCGAAAGGATGGCAGGTGGATTCATGTGTCGTTAACCCCATCTCCGATTCGAGCTATAGATGGCAGAGTCATAGGAACTTCTATCATTGCCCGTGACACGAGTGCTCAAATGGCAATGGAACGCATGAAAGATGAGTTTATTGCCATGGTCAGCCATGAACTGAGAACTCCGTTGGCATCTCTCAGGGGATCGTTAGAGTTGTTATTAACTGGAAGACTAGGAGAACTATCCCACAAAGGGCAACGGATGTTGGAGATAGCGTTAGCGAATTCAAATCGATTGATCTCCCTCATTAATAACATTTTGGATGTTGACCCGAACAACTATCAGTTGTCAAAACGATCCTGTGACATTGCAGATATTATTCAGGCGGCTTTGGAGTCAGTTCGGGCGATCGCCAACGAAGCAGAAATCTCAATTTCAACATCGACTATCTCAGCCCTGATGTACGCCGATTCTACGCGGCTTACTCAAGTATTTGAACAGTTGCTCCAAAATGCGATTAAGTTCTCATCTAAACATGGCAGAGTCACCATTACTGTTGAGCCATTCGTAGAGCCATCCACCGCAAAGAATGACTCGAATAATATCTCGGATACCTCTCCCGAAACACACATTTTGATTCGAGTTGAGGATCAAGGAATTGGTATTTCCACTGACAGATTGGAGACCGTGTTTGAGCGTTTTCACCAGGTTGATGCCTCGAACGCTCGTATCAGAGGAGGCACAGGGTTAGGACTGGCAATTTGCCGCAACTTAGTAGAACAGCATCAAGGACGTATTTGGGTCGAGAGTTGTTTAGGTGTAGGCAGCACGTTTTATGTCGTCTTACCTTGCATGACCATATTACGCCAAGCAAATGCACTCCTCCCGGTCAAGGTCTTGCCTCACACCAATATATTGCCTCATCAAAATTGGGCAGACTTAAAACAAGAGGGTGATTAAAAAATTCGGCATCAATCATCAACTTTAAGGTTGGCGATCGCGACCCCTTCTTTGATTAGAAATAGCAGTCAATCCAATGACATGCAATGCCATAACAAAAGTTAGGACGGGGCGCAGTCCCCACACCCCCTCCTAGGCTTGAGGCGTAGCACTATAACTATGAATTGTTAATCTGTTTCGCTCAAATATTACTCCAGGATATGAAAACCCAAAAACAAACTATGGCTCATATGGATCATTCTGAGCAACAGCACAACCTCTGGCAAATAGGCGATGATTTATCTGAAAAATCGGATGACATTACTTCCATTGTGAGTTATGAGTTACGAGCACCGTTGACCTCCATTCGGGCTGCCCTTGGACTGTTACTCACAGGAATGATGGGGACGCTTTCACCCAAAGGGCAACGGATGTTAGAAATTGCACTGAGCAACACCGATCGCCTGATGAAGGTCGTGGAAATGCTAGAGGATGACTCGGAATTGTCTCACGATGCCAATCCTGTTGCAGTGCCTTTAGACGTAGAAGTGGATGAACTCAAGCCCTTACCCCATGCCCAAACAGGACACAAGCGAATTTATTATGACCGCTTGACTGGGCTACCCAACCGCACATTGTTTATGAGTTCGTTGCGTCAGGCGATCGCTCGGACTCAACACGCTCCCAAGCATTCCTTTGCGGTACTGATTGTCGCACTCGATCGGTTTCAGGTTGTCAGCGATAGTCTGGGACGAATGGCAGGCGAGCAATTGTTGGTGGCGATCGCCCAGCAGTTGGCAACCTATGTAGAGTCGTTTGGCGTGTTAACCCGATTGCAGGATAGCGAGTTTGCCATTCTGATTCATCAAGTGCAGACAGTAGATGAAATTTTTGCGATCGCCTCTGAGATTCAGCGGCGGTTAAGCTGTCCCTTCAGGCTCTACCAACAAGAGATCTTCTTGACGGCTAGCCTGGGCATAACCTGGGGACAACAAGGCTATGAACACCCTGAGGACGTGTTACATGACGCTGCAACAGCGTTGCATCGCGCTCAGGCGCGGGGTGGCAACTGTTACGAGATGTTTGATGCTCAGGTGCGGCGTGAGGCGATTTCGCGGTTTCAGATTGAGACTGATTTGCGGATGGCGTTGGAGCGGCATGAGTTTCAACTGCATTATCAACCTGTGATGTCTCTGACGAGTGACCAGGTTGTTGGGTTTGAGGCATTGCTACGGTGGTTCCATCCCGAGGAGGGGTTGGTTTCTCCGGCTAAATTTGTGCCCATTGCTGAAGAAGCGGGACTGATTCACCCAATTGGGCTATGGGTGTTGCGGCAAGCCTGTGAGCAGCTACGTCGCTGGCAGCAAGAGTTTCCGTTAGAGCCACCGCTAACCATGAATGTGAACCTGTCTGCCCAACAACTCTCGCAACCAAACCTGATTGAGGAAGTAGCTACCATTTTGCGAGAAACGGCGATCGCCCCCAACACGTTGAAGCTGGAGATCACAGAAACCTCGATTATGAGCAGCCCAGAAACGGCGATCGCGACCTTAAAGCAGTTGCAGGCGTGTGGCATTCAGTTGTGTGTGGACGATTTTGGTACGGGATATTCGTCTCTGTCCTATTTACACCGCTTCCCACTGGATACGCTGAAAATTGATCGTTCCTTTGTCAATCGGATTGACTCGGAAGTGGAGCAGTTGGAGATTGTGCAGGCGATCGTTAAACTTGCCTGGAATTTGGGCATGAATGTCGTCGTTGAAGGCGTAGAAACCCTGAAGCAGTACGCCCAACTTAAAGCGTTGCGGTGTGACTATGCTCAGGGCTATTTCTTCTCAAAACCAGTGAGCGCAGAAGCCGCAGTCTCATTCCTTCAGCAAAAGTTGGCAATGGCTCACGCCCATCAACCACACTAGGCGAAAGAATTAGTACAATTGTATTAACCTGTACTACCTTCATTGCGGTCTAGAGCAATCGCCTGAATCCTATGCAACTGTTGATGCATAAACCTCTGTGGCTTCATCCGCACGCCCTGATCCATCACCGCCCGTCTGACACAATTTTTGTCGTCCACCGCTTGCAACAGCAACGCGGTACCAATGCTCTGGTCTTGTTGACAGCACCCCAAGACGCTGACCCATCAGAGCGATATTTGCTGGCTCAATGCGATCGCGCCTGGTGGCACCACTTTACTCGACCTCGCCCCGTAATTGACCAGGGAACCTCTATCTGGATTGACCAACCGCAAAACCAGTTGGCGATCGCGGGTTCTGGTGATGCCCAACGGTTAGAACTCAATGAGGTGCGCGAGGCTGCCCTAAATTTTGCGGAGGCGTTTGGCGGTGAGATTATCCAGGTCAGTTCAGAGACACTGCTGCGGTGGGATTTGATATAGCGATCGAGCCACTATTGGATTTTAGATATTGCACGGTTTATGGCTGGGTGCATCTAGTACAGCAAAAAATAAGTTTTGAAAGGGGTGAAGGGGTGAAACCCCTTCTTGGGGGCGAAGCCCCCAAACCCCCTACATTGCAGAACTTTGTGTTCGCAACACTAGTGATTGAGAACTGAACTCGGCGAATGAATTCGCGGCGATTGGAGCAAATTCCGCCGACGTGGACTGAGGGTTTTAATCGCCACTCCCCTAACCGTCAAATGCACCCCTTATGGCTGGTTTCTGAGGCTCTGCTTCTACTGGTTATTTGAAGCTACCTGAAGAACGGGCGATTACAAGGGGTGGCAGATGAGCTTTAATTTATTTAGAACTTGTGCACTTGAAGTCTAAATCTTTAATCCTCTCTTGTCCCCTGAGCAGGGGGAAATCCTGGCAGTCCGCGTTTTAAGAGGGTTTGCTAACTGCGTAAGGTCTGTTATAGCCGTAGCCACCTCAGTTAAGACAAGGTACTCGACAGGACAGACGCGATGCATCGCGTCTCTCGGCAGGACTCAAATTCAATGTCCTAAC encodes the following:
- the rpaB gene encoding response regulator transcription factor RpaB, producing the protein MESQKEKILVVDDEASIRRILETRLSMIGYDVVTAADGEEALETFRHSDPDLVVLDVMMPKLDGYGVCQELRKESDVPIIMLTALGDVADRITGLELGADDYVVKPFSPKELEARIRSVLRRVEKVGTTGIPSSGVIQINTIRIDTNKRQVYKGDERIRLTGMEFSLLELLVSRSGEPFSRSEILQEVWGYTPERHVDTRVVDVHISRLRAKLEDDPSNPELILTARGTGYSFQRIVPPGEE
- the radA gene encoding DNA repair protein RadA; the protein is MPKLRSLYVCNQCGAESAQYFGRCPFCSSWNSMVEQVAAPSAATPARAGTAAASRASTKARKSGQDAPPQAIAALTLPQISDHPQTRLSSSYVELDRVLGGGIVPGSLVLIGGDPGIGKSTLLLQVATRLAERYRVLYVCAEESGQQVKLRAQRLGVTGREKQEEGSEKRRDLSRLHQLGETQEEGSGKKEEGSEKREGVDSVTSSLYLMPETDLETVLLELESLRPQVAVIDSIQALYFASLNSAPGSVAQVRECTSALMQVAKREHITLFIVGHVTKEGAIAGPKVLEHLVDTVLYFEGDRFASHRLLRSVKNRFGATHELGVFEMVDRGLEEVLNPSELFLGSRDEHSSGTATIVACEGTRPLVVELQALVSPTSYASPRRSTTGIEYNRFLQILAVLEKRVGIPLSKLDAYVSSSGGLNVGEPAADLGVAIAVAASFRDRVVDPGTVLIGEVGLGGQVRSVSQLELRLKEAAKLGFKRAIVPAHQANVSSELEVIPVARVVDAIATALAGSVAETEA
- a CDS encoding PAS domain S-box protein; this translates as MTQIPLPDNELDRLRALLQCKILDTAPEVAFDDFVRLAAQICNTPIALISLIDSERQWFKAKVGLDAAETSRNIAFCDYAILQSDPLIVPDTLLDPRFQNNPLVTGEPYIRFYTGVPLVTLEGYRLGTLCAIDKVPRELKPDQLEGLKILARQVTRQLELRRHLSDLEHTLFERQASRQTGQMLQPPSLARRMLWGAVLGVAVGASLATFQLIGAIASAITTHALESTGQSGWLVWLMTGLQGLTHTLPGLNQQGLLIVPLIVWLLYRGMYQQQRIKDVLKTERDFTTAILDTVGALVVVFDVQGKIVRFNRTCERITGYSFEEVRNRSVWDVLLPTDERATVQAQFANLQPDQFPRAYEGSWLTKQGQEHPIAWVQTALLDPSGAVQYVIATGLDMTDRRQAQAASSQLAAIVESSNDAIIGIALDGSIQSWNAGAERIYGYSQAEVYGKLITLLTVQSDSDPDLATTDYPSIAQFLERHETQHVRKDGRWIHVSLTPSPIRAIDGRVIGTSIIARDTSAQMAMERMKDEFIAMVSHELRTPLASLRGSLELLLTGRLGELSHKGQRMLEIALANSNRLISLINNILDVDPNNYQLSKRSCDIADIIQAALESVRAIANEAEISISTSTISALMYADSTRLTQVFEQLLQNAIKFSSKHGRVTITVEPFVEPSTAKNDSNNISDTSPETHILIRVEDQGIGISTDRLETVFERFHQVDASNARIRGGTGLGLAICRNLVEQHQGRIWVESCLGVGSTFYVVLPCMTILRQANALLPVKVLPHTNILPHQNWADLKQEGD
- a CDS encoding EAL domain-containing protein, with amino-acid sequence MAHMDHSEQQHNLWQIGDDLSEKSDDITSIVSYELRAPLTSIRAALGLLLTGMMGTLSPKGQRMLEIALSNTDRLMKVVEMLEDDSELSHDANPVAVPLDVEVDELKPLPHAQTGHKRIYYDRLTGLPNRTLFMSSLRQAIARTQHAPKHSFAVLIVALDRFQVVSDSLGRMAGEQLLVAIAQQLATYVESFGVLTRLQDSEFAILIHQVQTVDEIFAIASEIQRRLSCPFRLYQQEIFLTASLGITWGQQGYEHPEDVLHDAATALHRAQARGGNCYEMFDAQVRREAISRFQIETDLRMALERHEFQLHYQPVMSLTSDQVVGFEALLRWFHPEEGLVSPAKFVPIAEEAGLIHPIGLWVLRQACEQLRRWQQEFPLEPPLTMNVNLSAQQLSQPNLIEEVATILRETAIAPNTLKLEITETSIMSSPETAIATLKQLQACGIQLCVDDFGTGYSSLSYLHRFPLDTLKIDRSFVNRIDSEVEQLEIVQAIVKLAWNLGMNVVVEGVETLKQYAQLKALRCDYAQGYFFSKPVSAEAAVSFLQQKLAMAHAHQPH